Proteins encoded within one genomic window of Pseudomonas cannabina:
- the hglS gene encoding 2-oxoadipate dioxygenase/decarboxylase HglS: MSTARFADPDQIRAGFSRAMSQMYQQEVPLYGTLMALVSEVNAQVMSRDSSVLDSLRQTGEIQRLDMERHGAIRVGTAQELARLARLFAVMGMQPVGYYDLTSAGVPVHSTAFRAVHEQALQVSPFRVFTSLLRLELIESDSLRGFAGRVLAKRTIFTPGVLALIEKHEADGGLSEADAAEFVQQALETFRWHNTATVSLDEYRQLNAQHRLIADVVAFRGPHINHLTPRTLDIDAVQRGMPGKGITPKAVVEGPPRRHCPILLRQTSFKALEEPISFIGQGGSESGSHSARFGEIEQRGAALTPKGRELYDRLLNEARDELGEFPNEANAVRYTGLLEKAFKAFPDNHDEMRAQGLAYFRYFPTESGIAARASGTLEQLVEAVHVRFEPLVYEDFLPVSAAGIFQSNLGDNAQAHYATNSNRQDFEQALGRGTLDELALYADTQQRSLEGCAEVLGLKALG; the protein is encoded by the coding sequence ATGAGCACTGCACGCTTTGCTGACCCCGACCAGATTCGCGCAGGGTTCTCCCGCGCCATGTCGCAGATGTACCAGCAGGAAGTGCCGCTGTACGGCACGCTGATGGCTTTGGTGAGCGAGGTCAACGCGCAGGTCATGAGCCGCGACAGCAGCGTGCTTGACAGCCTGCGCCAGACCGGTGAAATCCAGCGTCTGGACATGGAGCGTCACGGCGCGATTCGCGTGGGTACGGCGCAGGAACTGGCCAGGCTCGCCCGCCTGTTTGCGGTGATGGGCATGCAGCCGGTGGGCTATTACGACCTGACGTCGGCTGGCGTGCCGGTTCATTCCACCGCCTTTAGGGCCGTGCATGAGCAGGCGTTACAAGTCAGCCCGTTTCGAGTTTTTACCTCGCTGTTGCGTCTGGAACTGATCGAGAGCGACAGCCTGCGCGGGTTTGCCGGCCGGGTACTGGCCAAGCGCACGATCTTCACGCCTGGCGTCTTGGCGTTGATCGAAAAGCATGAGGCAGACGGCGGTTTGAGTGAAGCCGATGCAGCAGAGTTCGTTCAGCAGGCGCTGGAAACCTTTCGCTGGCATAACACGGCGACCGTTTCGCTCGACGAGTACCGGCAGTTGAATGCCCAGCATCGTCTTATTGCCGACGTGGTGGCGTTTCGCGGTCCGCACATCAATCACCTGACGCCGCGCACGCTGGATATCGACGCGGTGCAACGCGGCATGCCCGGCAAAGGCATTACGCCCAAGGCGGTGGTTGAAGGGCCGCCGCGTCGCCACTGCCCGATCCTGCTGCGCCAGACCAGCTTCAAGGCGCTGGAAGAGCCGATCAGCTTCATTGGCCAGGGTGGCAGTGAGTCGGGCAGCCATTCGGCACGCTTCGGCGAGATCGAACAGCGCGGCGCAGCCCTGACGCCCAAAGGCCGCGAGTTGTATGACCGGCTGTTGAATGAGGCCCGCGACGAGCTGGGTGAGTTTCCCAACGAGGCCAATGCCGTGCGCTATACCGGGCTGCTGGAGAAGGCCTTCAAGGCGTTCCCGGACAATCATGATGAAATGCGGGCGCAGGGTCTGGCGTATTTTCGCTATTTCCCGACTGAATCGGGTATTGCGGCACGTGCGTCCGGCACTCTGGAGCAGCTTGTCGAGGCGGTTCATGTGCGCTTCGAGCCACTGGTGTACGAAGACTTTCTGCCGGTCAGCGCGGCAGGTATTTTTCAGTCCAATCTGGGTGACAACGCACAGGCGCACTATGCAACGAATTCGAATCGGCAGGATTTTGAACAGGCACTGGGTCGTGGGACGCTTGATGAACTGGCGCTGTACGCCGACACCCAGCAGCGTTCGCTGGAAGGCTGTGCCGAGGTGTTGGGGCTGAAAGCACTGGGCTGA
- a CDS encoding DUF3100 domain-containing protein, producing the protein MQNSHAAASGDNQAVSSTVKLYVWAAIILTIAEMIGAISIPLGPGKVVLLPMVWALLIGAMVGIASRRLPGSIGIDHGIQLRAASILQPALLIFIAKLGLVVGGSLPVVFASGWALVFQEFGHFVGTVMLGLPVALMLGIKREAIGATFSVGREPSLAIIGERYGMDSPEGRGVLAEYLTGTLFGALFIAIVAGYIASLGIFHPNSLAMGSGIGSGSMMAAAAGAIAAQQTPEVAKEVMTLAAASNLITTTIGTYFTLFISLPLAVWGYRVLEPLIGRTTKASMSDEGIRHSDVSLEVPELGWSGKISAWLAAGALALIANYVGYKTLSADAFTGMGIMIFCAFIGEALCSLIGRKIPAVCTVSLVAMFLTSPACPWAAEIARLTSSINMLAVITPMLTFAGLSIAKDLPAFRRLGWRIVLVSFLANFGTFIGAVLIAEMFH; encoded by the coding sequence ATGCAAAACTCACACGCTGCAGCGTCGGGTGACAATCAGGCCGTTTCATCGACGGTGAAGCTGTACGTCTGGGCCGCCATTATCCTCACCATTGCCGAAATGATCGGTGCCATCAGTATTCCGCTGGGCCCCGGCAAAGTGGTGTTGCTGCCGATGGTCTGGGCGCTGCTGATCGGTGCGATGGTCGGCATCGCCAGCCGCCGTCTGCCGGGCAGCATCGGTATCGATCACGGCATCCAGTTGCGTGCGGCGTCAATCCTGCAACCCGCCCTGCTGATTTTCATTGCCAAACTCGGCTTGGTGGTCGGGGGCTCGTTGCCGGTGGTGTTCGCCTCGGGATGGGCGCTGGTGTTTCAGGAGTTCGGGCACTTCGTCGGCACCGTGATGCTCGGCCTGCCAGTGGCGCTGATGCTCGGCATCAAGCGCGAAGCCATCGGTGCGACGTTCTCGGTCGGCCGCGAGCCAAGCCTGGCGATCATCGGTGAGCGCTATGGCATGGATTCCCCGGAAGGTCGCGGGGTGCTCGCCGAGTACCTGACCGGCACGCTGTTCGGTGCGCTGTTCATCGCCATCGTCGCCGGTTACATCGCCAGCCTGGGGATTTTCCACCCCAACTCGCTGGCGATGGGTTCAGGCATCGGTTCAGGCAGCATGATGGCCGCCGCCGCAGGTGCAATCGCCGCGCAGCAAACGCCGGAAGTCGCCAAGGAAGTCATGACCCTGGCCGCCGCGTCTAACCTGATCACCACCACCATCGGCACCTACTTCACCCTGTTTATCTCTCTGCCGCTGGCGGTGTGGGGCTATCGCGTGCTCGAGCCGCTGATCGGCCGCACCACCAAGGCGTCCATGAGCGACGAAGGCATACGTCACAGTGATGTGTCGCTGGAAGTACCGGAGCTGGGCTGGTCGGGCAAGATCAGCGCATGGCTGGCGGCCGGTGCATTGGCATTGATTGCCAACTATGTCGGCTACAAGACCTTGTCGGCGGATGCCTTCACCGGCATGGGCATCATGATTTTCTGTGCGTTCATCGGTGAAGCGCTGTGCAGCCTGATCGGCCGCAAGATCCCGGCAGTGTGCACGGTATCGCTGGTGGCGATGTTCCTCACCTCCCCCGCTTGCCCGTGGGCCGCCGAAATTGCGCGGTTGACCAGCTCGATCAACATGCTGGCGGTCATCACGCCGATGCTGACCTTCGCCGGCCTGTCGATCGCCAAGGACCTGCCAGCCTTCCGCCGCCTGGGCTGGCGCATCGTGCTGGTGTCGTTCCTGGCCAACTTCGGCACCTTCATCGGCGCGGTACTGATTGCAGAGATGTTTCACTGA
- a CDS encoding LysR substrate-binding domain-containing protein has translation MSRIFNAQMHAWLQVFACAARHLSFTRCAEELHVTPGAISQQMRQLEERLGFALFHRVGRGLELTAEGQRLAVVANEVQSRISEELRLLYSGRIGGVFKLRCIPSFLSKWLMPRLPRLQAAFPDIQLRIIAEDSSGSLRDDDFDLAIDLNDGSYPGLSTTPLLEEELFPVCSPSLLVGKPPLDTPSQLVHFPLLHDITAWRGSYEYAEWEFYLTAIGADGIDVRRGHTFNRNHLTIDAARMGMGVAIARKALITDELEQGLLIVPFGHPIKARKKYVLAYREGALTTPARRAVHDWLVSEAAH, from the coding sequence ATGAGCAGAATCTTCAACGCACAGATGCACGCCTGGTTACAGGTCTTCGCCTGTGCGGCCCGACATCTCTCTTTCACCCGCTGCGCGGAGGAGCTGCACGTCACCCCCGGCGCGATCAGCCAGCAGATGCGCCAGCTCGAAGAGCGCCTGGGTTTTGCGCTGTTTCATCGGGTCGGGCGCGGTCTGGAGCTGACGGCGGAAGGTCAGCGCCTGGCGGTGGTCGCCAACGAGGTGCAGAGCCGCATCAGTGAAGAGCTGCGCCTGCTGTATTCCGGGCGTATCGGCGGGGTGTTCAAGCTGCGTTGCATTCCGTCGTTCCTCAGCAAATGGCTGATGCCGCGCCTGCCGCGTTTGCAGGCGGCGTTTCCGGACATCCAGTTGCGGATCATCGCTGAAGACAGCAGCGGCTCGTTGCGTGACGACGATTTCGATCTGGCCATCGATCTGAACGACGGCAGCTATCCGGGGTTATCGACCACACCGTTGCTGGAAGAAGAGCTGTTCCCGGTCTGTTCGCCAAGCCTGCTGGTGGGTAAACCGCCGCTGGATACGCCCAGCCAGCTGGTGCACTTTCCGTTGCTGCACGACATTACCGCCTGGCGCGGCAGCTACGAATACGCGGAGTGGGAGTTTTACCTGACCGCCATCGGTGCGGATGGCATCGACGTGCGGCGCGGCCATACCTTCAACCGCAATCACCTGACCATTGATGCGGCACGCATGGGGATGGGCGTGGCCATTGCCCGCAAGGCGCTGATTACCGATGAACTGGAACAAGGCTTGTTGATCGTGCCGTTCGGGCATCCGATCAAGGCCAGGAAGAAATACGTCCTGGCCTATCGCGAAGGTGCGCTGACGACTCCGGCACGCCGCGCGGTGCATGACTGGCTGGTGAGCGAGGCAGCACACTAG
- a CDS encoding L-serine ammonia-lyase — protein MAISVFDMFKIGIGPSSSHTVGPMRAGALFVTELRNQNRLHSVERIEVRLYGSLSATGIGHGSDRATVMGLMGEWPDQIDPSLVNQRIDALRADNQLVLAGEQAITFVWERDMCLLDESLPYHPNGMTLCAYGKTGEVHEQTYYSVGGGFVIDAEQAASGVLDNDTTVLPYDFFSGAQLLKLCKTHGMSISELMMANEKVWRSEEEIREKIMVIWAAMRACVDKGLLETGILPGGLNVRRRAYRLHQNLQNLDNPNVIGSTLSAMEWVNLFALAVNEENAAGGRMVTAPTNGAAGIVPAVLHYFMKFKPTANDDDVVRFFLSAAAVGILCKKNASISGAEVGCQGEVGSACAMAAAGLAEILGATPEQVENAAEIGLEHNLGLTCDPVGGLVQIPCIERNAIAAVKAINAAQMALRGDGEHHISLDHAIRTMRDTGADMHDKYKETSRGGLAVNLIEC, from the coding sequence ATGGCCATCAGCGTCTTCGACATGTTCAAAATCGGCATCGGGCCGTCCAGTTCCCACACCGTCGGGCCAATGCGCGCCGGGGCACTGTTCGTGACCGAGCTGCGCAACCAGAACCGGTTGCACAGCGTAGAACGTATCGAGGTGCGATTGTACGGGTCTCTGTCAGCCACGGGCATCGGTCATGGCAGCGACCGTGCGACCGTCATGGGTTTGATGGGCGAATGGCCAGACCAGATCGACCCCAGCCTGGTCAACCAACGCATCGATGCATTGCGCGCCGACAACCAGTTGGTGCTGGCGGGCGAACAGGCCATCACCTTTGTTTGGGAGCGGGACATGTGCCTGCTCGACGAAAGCCTGCCCTACCACCCCAACGGCATGACCCTGTGCGCCTACGGCAAGACCGGTGAAGTGCACGAGCAGACCTACTATTCAGTGGGCGGCGGCTTTGTCATCGACGCCGAACAGGCCGCCAGTGGCGTGCTGGACAACGACACCACCGTGCTGCCCTATGATTTTTTCAGTGGCGCGCAGTTGCTGAAACTGTGCAAGACCCACGGCATGAGCATTTCCGAACTGATGATGGCCAACGAGAAGGTCTGGCGCAGCGAAGAGGAAATTCGCGAAAAGATCATGGTCATCTGGGCGGCGATGCGCGCCTGCGTCGACAAGGGCCTGCTCGAAACCGGCATCCTGCCCGGCGGCTTGAATGTGCGGCGGCGCGCCTACCGCCTGCACCAGAACCTGCAGAACCTCGACAACCCGAACGTGATCGGCTCGACCCTGAGCGCGATGGAATGGGTCAACCTGTTCGCCCTGGCGGTCAACGAAGAAAACGCCGCAGGTGGGCGCATGGTCACCGCGCCCACCAACGGCGCGGCCGGCATCGTGCCTGCGGTGCTGCACTATTTCATGAAGTTCAAGCCCACGGCCAACGATGATGACGTGGTGCGCTTCTTCCTGAGTGCCGCTGCGGTCGGCATTCTGTGCAAGAAAAACGCGTCGATCTCGGGTGCCGAAGTGGGCTGTCAGGGTGAAGTCGGCTCGGCCTGCGCCATGGCCGCCGCCGGGCTGGCGGAGATTCTCGGCGCGACCCCCGAGCAAGTGGAAAACGCAGCCGAGATTGGCCTGGAACATAACCTGGGGCTGACCTGCGACCCGGTCGGCGGGCTGGTGCAGATTCCCTGCATCGAACGCAACGCGATTGCTGCCGTGAAGGCGATCAATGCCGCACAAATGGCCCTGCGCGGCGACGGCGAGCACCATATCTCGCTGGACCACGCCATCCGCACCATGCGAGACACCGGTGCGGACATGCACGACAAGTACAAGGAAACCTCACGCGGCGGGCTGGCGGTGAACCTGATCGAGTGCTGA
- a CDS encoding LysE family translocator: MDISLLLIYMFSVFMLIITPGPVVALIVNTSLACGPKRAMLTALGTNWASLVLVMVAALILTGTLSVSVKMLNWISLVGCFFIAHLSVQALEEALRYAPMQPDAAPVPTRSRHSGLVTGFLVGISNPKDIIFFVSFFPQFIHVTESFKGSIALLSVLWIIIDLSILFAYIFLMRQKLALKYKRKIEIVSSVTLLLIALGGIFYSGSMLLNQ; encoded by the coding sequence ATGGATATATCGTTGTTGCTGATCTACATGTTCAGCGTGTTCATGCTGATCATTACCCCGGGCCCGGTGGTGGCGCTGATCGTCAACACCAGCCTGGCGTGCGGGCCGAAGCGTGCGATGCTGACGGCGCTGGGCACCAACTGGGCCTCGTTGGTGCTGGTGATGGTTGCAGCATTGATTCTGACCGGCACGCTGTCGGTGAGCGTAAAGATGCTCAACTGGATCAGTCTGGTCGGCTGTTTCTTTATCGCGCACCTGTCGGTGCAGGCGCTGGAGGAGGCGTTGCGTTACGCGCCGATGCAGCCCGACGCCGCGCCAGTCCCGACCCGCAGCCGACACAGCGGGCTGGTGACCGGCTTTCTGGTGGGGATTTCCAATCCGAAAGACATCATCTTCTTCGTCTCGTTCTTCCCGCAGTTCATTCACGTTACCGAATCGTTCAAGGGCAGTATCGCCTTGCTGTCGGTGCTGTGGATCATCATTGACCTGTCGATCCTGTTCGCCTACATCTTCCTCATGCGCCAGAAGCTGGCCTTGAAGTACAAGCGCAAGATCGAAATCGTTTCCAGCGTGACCTTGCTGCTGATCGCGCTGGGCGGGATTTTCTACTCGGGCTCGATGCTGTTGAATCAGTAA
- a CDS encoding YqcI/YcgG family protein, with the protein MLPKSEMLLRQSVVRQLLESDTALEMGWRVRAYKQFEQVLSDKGFPCLFGRRANKSGSCLLLFIPVEQEQQTICDGMREYVEFVNDTPLEDRLFNPLIVIFEKNDFTSLAEEQAYSWATLQHLHDGDRSPWPAKACTDPEKFEWTYHFAGLPMFINMSFPRHSAMKSRSLGGHIVFVVNPRENFDEVASAETESGRKVREKIRQRIADYNNGVVPETLGFFGDRNSLEWKQYQLYEEGGLALPRCPLHINVDKTDPLNER; encoded by the coding sequence ATGCTGCCCAAGTCCGAAATGCTGTTGCGTCAATCGGTTGTGAGACAGTTGCTGGAGAGTGACACTGCTCTTGAAATGGGCTGGAGAGTTCGGGCTTACAAGCAGTTCGAACAGGTGCTGAGTGACAAGGGTTTCCCATGCCTGTTCGGGCGTCGGGCCAACAAGTCCGGAAGTTGTCTGCTGCTGTTCATCCCCGTTGAACAGGAGCAACAAACGATTTGCGATGGAATGCGGGAGTACGTGGAGTTCGTCAACGACACGCCACTTGAAGACCGGTTGTTCAACCCGCTGATTGTCATTTTCGAGAAAAACGACTTCACCAGCCTGGCCGAAGAACAGGCCTATTCGTGGGCCACGTTGCAGCACTTGCATGACGGTGATCGATCACCCTGGCCCGCCAAGGCCTGCACCGACCCGGAGAAATTCGAATGGACTTACCATTTCGCCGGTCTGCCGATGTTCATCAACATGAGTTTCCCCCGGCATAGCGCGATGAAAAGCCGCTCGCTGGGCGGGCATATCGTGTTTGTGGTCAATCCACGGGAAAACTTCGATGAAGTGGCCAGCGCCGAGACGGAAAGCGGTCGCAAGGTCAGGGAAAAGATTCGTCAGCGCATCGCCGATTACAACAACGGGGTGGTGCCTGAGACATTGGGCTTTTTCGGTGATCGCAACAGCCTGGAATGGAAGCAGTACCAACTCTATGAAGAGGGCGGGCTGGCGTTGCCCCGCTGCCCTCTGCACATCAATGTCGACAAGACTGACCCTTTGAACGAGCGCTGA
- a CDS encoding LysR substrate-binding domain-containing protein, with amino-acid sequence MTERIPPLYALRAFEVAARSCSFTRAAQELSLTQSAISRHIRTLEETLGCRLFERNGPRLSLSDEGRRLSSQLKIGFRIIEDACQPFRGQGANLRLKSPSTLTMRWLLHALESFKQPAPALPVQLSSVWMDFDSVDFYSEPFDCAILLGSGNFGAEVETCKLFDEWLIPICSADTLGDQPWGPERLQAAELIHPSSDRRDWRRWLNRMDLAGQVTLSKGKVFDTLDQGITAAVRGHGVSIGDLFLVADDLNEGQVFLPFNSAVGTGDAYYLVWLQDSFKRQRVLELRDHLLTCLPDISSIEVELLTAP; translated from the coding sequence ATGACTGAACGTATCCCGCCGCTTTACGCACTGAGAGCCTTCGAGGTAGCGGCTCGATCATGCTCATTTACGCGTGCTGCGCAGGAACTGTCGCTGACCCAGAGCGCCATCAGCCGCCACATCCGCACCCTGGAAGAAACCCTCGGCTGCCGATTGTTCGAGCGCAATGGCCCGCGGTTATCGCTGAGTGACGAGGGGCGACGGCTGTCCAGTCAGCTCAAGATCGGCTTCCGGATCATCGAGGACGCTTGCCAGCCGTTCCGGGGTCAGGGCGCGAATTTGCGCCTCAAATCACCGTCCACCCTGACCATGAGGTGGCTGCTGCACGCGCTGGAGTCCTTCAAACAGCCTGCGCCCGCCTTGCCGGTTCAGCTCTCCAGTGTGTGGATGGACTTTGACAGCGTGGACTTCTACTCGGAGCCGTTCGATTGCGCGATTCTGCTGGGCAGCGGCAATTTTGGCGCCGAGGTGGAGACCTGCAAGCTGTTCGATGAGTGGCTAATCCCGATCTGCTCGGCGGACACGCTGGGCGACCAGCCGTGGGGCCCGGAGCGGTTGCAGGCTGCCGAACTCATCCATCCGTCCAGTGACCGCCGCGACTGGCGGCGCTGGCTGAACCGGATGGACCTGGCCGGTCAGGTGACGTTGAGCAAAGGCAAGGTGTTCGACACGCTCGATCAGGGTATTACGGCTGCGGTCAGGGGGCATGGTGTGTCGATTGGCGATCTGTTTCTGGTCGCTGATGACCTGAACGAGGGGCAGGTGTTTTTGCCGTTCAACTCGGCGGTTGGCACGGGGGATGCCTATTATCTGGTCTGGCTGCAGGACAGTTTCAAGCGCCAGCGGGTCCTGGAATTGCGCGACCACCTGCTGACCTGCCTGCCGGACATTTCCAGTATTGAAGTGGAGCTGCTCACAGCGCCTTGA
- a CDS encoding M20 aminoacylase family protein, whose amino-acid sequence MPISKTLINEATVWRRTLHAAPELGFQELKTSDKVAGLLSEFGIEVHRGLGGTGVVGTLRNGDGPTIGIRADMDALPIQELGDSGHKSAHKGCMHACGHDGHTAILLATARHLSETLRFRGTVHFVFQPAEENLGGAQRMIEDGLFERFPMDAIYGLHNWPGVPAGKVVINPGPMMASLDTFEITLTGKGSHAAMPDKGNDPIVAAAELVLGLQTIVSRRLSPLDSAVVSITQFNAGEAINVIPENAVLRGTVRCLQTPVREKVQQLIGEFVERLPTAFGVRGELVYNVGYPVTENHPEAAATIRRAAVAAVGEANVQWGCNPSMASEDFAFMLHACPGAYIWMGVDGDKPSAALHNPYYDFNDQVIEPGVAVWTSLVEQCLPVD is encoded by the coding sequence ATGCCCATTTCAAAGACATTGATTAACGAAGCGACCGTCTGGCGCCGCACCCTCCACGCCGCGCCGGAGCTGGGTTTTCAAGAGCTGAAAACCTCCGACAAAGTGGCTGGCCTGCTGAGCGAATTTGGTATTGAAGTGCATCGTGGGCTGGGTGGCACCGGCGTGGTCGGCACCTTGCGCAATGGCGACGGCCCGACCATTGGCATCCGCGCCGACATGGATGCGTTGCCGATTCAGGAACTCGGCGACAGCGGACATAAGTCAGCCCACAAAGGCTGCATGCACGCCTGCGGGCATGACGGCCATACGGCGATTTTGCTCGCCACCGCCCGGCACCTGTCGGAAACCCTCCGGTTTCGCGGCACGGTGCACTTTGTCTTCCAGCCTGCCGAAGAAAACCTTGGCGGCGCGCAGCGCATGATCGAAGACGGCCTGTTCGAGCGCTTCCCGATGGACGCCATTTATGGCCTGCACAATTGGCCGGGTGTGCCTGCGGGCAAAGTCGTGATCAATCCGGGACCCATGATGGCGTCGCTGGACACCTTCGAAATCACCCTGACCGGCAAAGGCAGTCACGCGGCCATGCCGGACAAGGGCAATGACCCGATCGTGGCGGCGGCCGAACTGGTGCTCGGGCTGCAAACCATCGTCTCCCGGCGTCTGTCGCCACTGGATTCGGCGGTGGTCAGCATCACCCAGTTCAATGCCGGCGAAGCGATCAACGTGATCCCGGAAAACGCAGTGTTGCGCGGCACGGTGCGCTGCCTGCAAACGCCGGTGCGCGAGAAGGTCCAGCAACTGATCGGCGAGTTCGTCGAGCGGCTGCCGACGGCCTTTGGCGTGCGCGGCGAACTGGTCTACAACGTCGGCTACCCGGTGACCGAAAACCACCCCGAAGCCGCCGCCACGATTCGTCGCGCAGCAGTTGCGGCGGTGGGCGAAGCCAACGTGCAGTGGGGCTGCAACCCCTCCATGGCCTCCGAAGACTTCGCCTTCATGCTGCACGCCTGTCCGGGCGCGTACATCTGGATGGGCGTCGACGGCGATAAACCATCAGCAGCGCTGCACAACCCGTACTACGACTTCAACGACCAGGTCATCGAGCCAGGTGTTGCGGTCTGGACATCATTGGTGGAGCAGTGTTTGCCGGTGGATTGA
- a CDS encoding aldehyde dehydrogenase family protein, with protein MSTATILELMRPYWGDRSVIASYVGGEFIEGHGAPVDVRNAHDDSLLLSFPDADESLVEVADKAAQTAQRQWWALTAQARGRAMYQVGNLIREEQENLAQIESLTANKPIRDARVEVLKVAEMFEYYAGWADKLHGEIIPVPTTHLNYVTYEPLGTVLQITPWNAPIFTCGWQIAPAIAAGNAVILKPSELTPLSSLVVGVLIKRAGVPKGLVNVIAGFGHSIGQSFIAKADIRKVVFVGSPATGRHIAVAAAQRCIPAVLELGGKSANIVFDDADLEVALRGAQAAIFSGAGQSCVSGSRLLVQESIFEKFTHALAVAATQFKVGDPSDPETQIGPINNAKQYNHVKSMVERALTDGARLVGEQADPIPDRPGYYINPTVLAGTNDLHCAQEEIFGPVVVAIPFKDEEDAIRIANDSRFGLAGGVWTRDVGRAHRVARQVRAGTFWVNGYKTIHVSSPFGGYGESGYGRSSGLDALREYSEVKSVWVETAAKPAASFGYGASLE; from the coding sequence ATGAGCACTGCAACGATCCTCGAACTGATGCGCCCTTACTGGGGCGATCGCAGTGTCATCGCCAGCTACGTGGGCGGTGAGTTCATCGAAGGCCACGGCGCGCCGGTTGACGTGCGCAATGCCCATGACGACAGCCTGTTATTGAGCTTTCCTGATGCCGACGAATCGCTGGTCGAAGTGGCCGACAAAGCTGCCCAAACGGCGCAGCGACAGTGGTGGGCACTGACTGCCCAGGCGCGTGGGCGTGCCATGTACCAAGTGGGTAATCTGATTCGCGAAGAGCAGGAAAACCTCGCGCAGATCGAATCCCTGACCGCCAACAAGCCGATCCGTGATGCCCGCGTCGAAGTGCTCAAAGTCGCCGAGATGTTCGAGTATTACGCCGGCTGGGCGGACAAACTGCACGGCGAAATCATCCCGGTGCCCACCACGCACCTCAACTACGTGACCTACGAACCGTTGGGCACGGTGTTGCAGATCACCCCGTGGAACGCGCCGATTTTCACCTGCGGCTGGCAGATTGCCCCGGCGATTGCCGCCGGTAACGCAGTCATTCTCAAACCGTCGGAACTGACGCCGCTCAGCTCGCTGGTGGTCGGCGTGCTGATCAAGCGCGCGGGCGTGCCCAAAGGGCTGGTCAACGTGATTGCCGGGTTCGGCCATTCCATCGGTCAGTCGTTCATCGCCAAGGCCGATATCCGCAAAGTGGTGTTCGTCGGTTCGCCAGCGACCGGTCGGCATATTGCCGTGGCGGCGGCGCAGCGCTGTATTCCGGCGGTGCTGGAACTGGGCGGTAAATCGGCCAATATCGTCTTCGACGACGCTGATCTGGAAGTCGCCCTGCGTGGCGCTCAGGCGGCGATTTTCTCCGGCGCCGGGCAAAGCTGTGTGTCGGGTTCACGCTTGCTGGTGCAGGAATCGATCTTCGAGAAATTCACTCACGCGCTGGCCGTGGCCGCGACGCAATTCAAGGTCGGTGATCCGAGCGACCCGGAAACCCAGATTGGTCCGATCAACAATGCCAAGCAGTACAACCATGTGAAAAGTATGGTCGAGCGCGCGTTGACAGACGGCGCGCGACTGGTCGGCGAGCAGGCTGATCCGATCCCGGACAGACCGGGTTATTACATCAACCCGACCGTGCTGGCAGGCACCAACGACCTGCATTGCGCGCAGGAAGAAATCTTCGGCCCGGTGGTGGTGGCGATTCCGTTCAAGGACGAAGAAGACGCGATCCGCATTGCCAACGACAGCCGCTTCGGCCTGGCCGGTGGCGTCTGGACCCGCGATGTCGGTCGCGCTCATCGGGTCGCCAGACAGGTGCGTGCCGGGACGTTCTGGGTCAATGGCTACAAGACTATTCACGTCAGCTCGCCGTTCGGCGGCTATGGTGAGAGTGGCTATGGCCGATCGTCCGGTCTGGACGCCCTGCGCGAGTACAGCGAAGTGAAAAGCGTCTGGGTCGAAACGGCCGCCAAGCCCGCAGCCAGTTTTGGCTACGGCGCGAGCCTGGAGTAA